In Pseudomonas hamedanensis, a single window of DNA contains:
- the pseI gene encoding pseudaminic acid synthase — protein MPSFKIGHHTIGADAPPFIIAEMSGNHNQSLDVALQIVEAAAKAGAHALKLQTYTAETMTLDLAEGEFFIKDPGSLWAGTSLYDLYEKAHTPWEWHAPIFARAKELGMLAFSTPFDDSAVDFLESLDVPAYKIASFENTDLPLIRRVAATGKPLIISTGMASIAELDETVRAAREAGCKDLVLLKCTSTYPATPLNSNVRTIPHLRELFGCEVGLSDHSMGVGVSVAAVALGATVVEKHFTLDRSAGGVDASFSLEPAEMASLVVETERAWQALGQVHYGVTEAERKSLVYRRSLYVTADMAAGEPFTADNLRAIRPGLGLPPKHAEAVLGRHARTAIKRGTPLDWSLVE, from the coding sequence ATGCCTAGTTTCAAGATTGGTCATCACACCATCGGTGCCGATGCGCCGCCGTTCATCATTGCCGAGATGAGTGGCAATCATAACCAGTCGCTCGACGTCGCTCTGCAAATCGTTGAGGCTGCCGCGAAGGCCGGGGCGCATGCCTTGAAATTGCAGACCTACACCGCCGAGACCATGACCCTGGATCTGGCCGAAGGTGAGTTTTTCATCAAGGATCCGGGCAGTCTGTGGGCCGGGACTTCGCTCTACGATCTCTATGAAAAAGCCCACACGCCGTGGGAGTGGCACGCGCCGATTTTCGCCCGGGCCAAAGAGTTGGGGATGCTCGCGTTCTCGACGCCGTTCGATGACAGCGCAGTGGATTTTCTCGAAAGCCTCGATGTGCCGGCGTACAAGATCGCCAGTTTTGAAAACACCGATCTGCCGCTGATACGTCGTGTGGCGGCTACTGGCAAACCGCTGATCATTTCCACCGGCATGGCCAGCATCGCCGAACTCGATGAAACCGTGCGCGCCGCCCGCGAGGCCGGGTGCAAGGATCTGGTTCTGCTCAAGTGCACCAGCACCTATCCGGCGACTCCGCTCAACAGCAACGTGCGCACGATTCCGCATCTGCGCGAGCTGTTTGGCTGCGAGGTGGGGCTCTCAGATCACTCAATGGGCGTTGGCGTGTCGGTGGCGGCGGTGGCGCTGGGGGCGACAGTCGTGGAAAAGCACTTCACCCTCGACCGTTCGGCCGGTGGCGTGGATGCCAGCTTTTCCCTGGAACCTGCGGAAATGGCCAGTCTGGTCGTCGAAACCGAGCGTGCCTGGCAGGCGCTCGGGCAGGTGCATTACGGTGTCACCGAGGCCGAGCGCAAGTCGCTGGTCTATCGCCGCTCGCTGTACGTCACCGCTGATATGGCGGCCGGTGAGCCCTTCACCGCAGACAATCTGCGCGCCATCCGCCCCGGTCTCGGCCTGCCGCCCAAGCACGCCGAAGCTGTCCTCGGTCGCCATGCACGCACCGCGATCAAGCGCGGCACGCCGCTGGACTGGTCGCTGGTCGAATAG
- the pseG gene encoding UDP-2,4-diacetamido-2,4,6-trideoxy-beta-L-altropyranose hydrolase, whose translation MRVLIRADASPTIGSGHIARCLTLARVLRRQGSHVAFACRRLPGHRLEALNAEGFETFALPERYRDEDPLQAIESMLPWQFDIDALGLLLDGQAMFDWIIADHYGLDHLWQTAARRWAHRIAAVDDLATRRYSVDLLLNQNLSGLSEHYAPLLPEGCRTLLGPRYAMLREEFNCAAIEIKPKARRVLVNFGGFDAAMQTHHAMLALSDFTELQVDFVAGADNPAWAQMQALAETRPNWRLHSFVSDFRQRMAEADLFIGAGGGTSWERAALGLPTICIAVSNNQQANGEVMAAAGAHVFLGAREQVSVAQLRDAVGFVANNFYLRQSLAERSRQLVDGRGAERVAAALAGAVLKLRPATLDDAQLLFDGRNAEPVRRWSLETGVIDWPQHVNWLTASLRNPQRLLLIAEADDGPVGVLRYDLRGFEAEVSIYLLQGRFGLGWGRALLSRGEAFVVRHWPQLTLISARVVPANQSSMKVFRDAGFTQEACAFTRVLKDQPHA comes from the coding sequence ATGAGGGTGCTGATTCGCGCCGACGCTTCGCCGACCATTGGCAGCGGCCACATTGCCCGCTGCCTGACCCTGGCGCGGGTGCTGCGCAGGCAGGGCAGTCATGTAGCGTTTGCCTGTCGGCGTTTGCCGGGGCATCGACTCGAAGCCTTGAATGCCGAGGGCTTCGAGACCTTTGCGCTGCCCGAGCGCTATCGCGATGAGGACCCGCTGCAGGCCATTGAATCGATGTTGCCGTGGCAGTTCGACATCGATGCCCTGGGCCTGCTGCTGGACGGGCAGGCCATGTTCGACTGGATCATCGCCGACCACTACGGCCTCGATCACCTCTGGCAAACCGCCGCGCGACGCTGGGCGCACCGAATTGCCGCGGTGGACGATCTGGCCACCCGGCGCTACAGCGTTGATCTGCTGCTTAATCAGAACCTGTCCGGTCTCAGCGAACACTACGCGCCGCTGCTGCCCGAAGGCTGTCGCACCTTGCTCGGCCCGCGCTACGCGATGCTGCGTGAGGAGTTCAACTGCGCGGCCATCGAGATCAAGCCGAAGGCGCGTCGGGTACTGGTGAATTTCGGCGGGTTCGATGCGGCGATGCAGACCCATCACGCGATGTTGGCACTGTCTGATTTCACTGAATTGCAGGTTGATTTCGTCGCTGGCGCCGACAACCCGGCGTGGGCGCAGATGCAGGCGTTGGCCGAGACGCGGCCGAACTGGCGCCTGCACAGTTTTGTCAGCGATTTCCGTCAGCGCATGGCTGAGGCGGACCTGTTTATCGGCGCCGGCGGCGGCACCAGTTGGGAGCGCGCGGCGCTGGGCTTGCCGACGATTTGCATCGCTGTGTCGAACAACCAGCAGGCCAACGGCGAAGTCATGGCCGCCGCCGGTGCGCACGTCTTTCTGGGCGCCCGTGAGCAAGTCAGCGTTGCGCAGTTGCGCGATGCGGTCGGCTTCGTCGCCAACAATTTTTATCTGCGCCAGAGTCTGGCCGAACGCTCGCGGCAATTGGTCGACGGACGCGGTGCCGAGCGCGTGGCGGCGGCACTGGCTGGCGCGGTGCTCAAGCTGCGCCCGGCAACGCTGGACGATGCGCAGTTGTTGTTCGATGGGCGCAATGCCGAGCCGGTGCGACGTTGGTCACTGGAAACCGGCGTCATCGACTGGCCGCAACACGTGAACTGGCTGACGGCGAGTCTGCGCAATCCGCAGCGGCTGCTGCTGATTGCCGAGGCGGACGACGGCCCGGTCGGGGTGCTGCGCTACGACTTGCGCGGGTTCGAAGCCGAAGTTTCGATCTATCTGCTGCAAGGGCGTTTCGGCCTCGGCTGGGGCCGGGCGTTGCTGAGCCGTGGCGAGGCGTTCGTGGTTAGACATTGGCCGCAACTGACGCTCATCAGCGCCCGGGTCGTGCCGGCCAATCAGTCTTCAATGAAAGTTTTTCGCGACGCCGGGTTTACTCAAGAGGCCTGCGCGTTCACCCGTGTTTTGAAGGATCAGCCGCATGCCTAG
- the pseF gene encoding pseudaminic acid cytidylyltransferase — protein MSNVAIIPARGGSKRIPRKNLLPFDGVPMIVRSIRTALDSGLFEQVVVSTDDVEIADVARAHGAQVPFLRPAALADDFTGTAAVIVHALQQLPSFDFACCIYATAPLLQARYLRQGFELLEQHPDRSFAFSVCDFAFPVQRALTLDGQGALHALYPEFRNTRSQDLPEAFQDAGQFYWGRSEAWLRGDVLYSPASLPVILPRYLVQDIDTPQDWKRAEYLYAALKAGGELQ, from the coding sequence TTGAGCAACGTCGCCATCATTCCGGCACGCGGGGGCAGCAAACGCATCCCGCGCAAGAATCTGTTGCCGTTCGACGGCGTGCCGATGATTGTCCGCTCGATCCGCACCGCGCTGGATTCGGGCTTGTTCGAACAAGTCGTGGTCAGCACCGACGATGTCGAGATTGCCGACGTTGCGCGAGCCCACGGTGCCCAGGTGCCGTTTTTGCGTCCGGCAGCACTGGCCGATGACTTCACCGGCACTGCGGCGGTCATCGTGCACGCACTGCAACAGTTGCCGTCCTTCGATTTCGCTTGCTGCATTTACGCCACTGCACCGCTGTTGCAGGCGCGCTATCTGCGTCAGGGTTTCGAATTGCTGGAGCAACATCCGGATCGATCATTTGCCTTCTCCGTTTGCGATTTCGCTTTTCCGGTGCAACGGGCGTTGACCCTGGACGGGCAGGGCGCCTTGCACGCGTTGTATCCCGAGTTTCGCAACACTCGCTCGCAGGACTTGCCCGAGGCGTTTCAGGACGCCGGGCAGTTTTATTGGGGGCGCAGCGAGGCGTGGCTGCGCGGTGATGTGCTGTATTCGCCCGCCAGCCTGCCGGTGATTCTGCCGCGGTATCTGGTGCAAGACATCGACACGCCGCAAGACTGGAAGCGCGCCGAATACCTGTACGCCGCGCTCAAGGCCGGCGGAGAACTGCAATGA